aaaaatgacaTTGAATTGATTTCAACGCGACTAAAAATCAACTgcattgaattaaaaaaaaaactaaggctTAAATATTCATTCCCACAAAGTCTTACAGAGCCTCAGACAATGCAAAACGGCTATGAACttctaatttaaattttattttttttctatttctatttctaatcTTATTATTTCTAATCTAATTTTAGATATCAGTAGTCCAGCACCTCTATCTCTTAAGTCATTTCAATaaccacaaaagaaaaaaattgaaaaaaaaataatgcgaaGCGTTCCAGCTGAGGAGGACAGAACTCATAAGGTAACGTCTCAAATTTTGTCAAAGATTAACGACCTGTTGAGACGCTACGAGAATGATTTCGCGAAATTTTCATTGCTAAAAAATTAACAACggaatttttcgtctttttttttcaaattcagacGGATTATGGCTTCCTTTCTGGATGCACACACAGTTGCTAGGATtggtaaatgaataaatcataacaaataaataaatagataagaagttaaaaataaataaacagagtGTTTTGTAACCTCTCTGATGATGTTTTAACGTGTCAgggttcaattcagaatcgctgaGGTTTATGAGCAAAACAAGAGTCAATCGATAAATCAAAACAtttaaggaatgaaaaaattaagaaaaattcaggaaatttaAAGAATAGAAGAAGGATGTAGAATATAAGTGAAAATGGTGGAAATAGAAGAATTGCTGGCTCGCGGCTCGATCAGTTCGAAGAACGAGGGGAGCCGAGGTGATCAGATCGATGAGCGTGATCAGAGAGATCACTCTGATCATCCTAATCGAAATCGCACTAATCCAACAATTAGGAGCGTACTAGTTAAGGAAACATATATGTATTTGTGAGAAGATGATTTACCGTATCCACTTCAAATTATGGGATTTTCCTCCTTACGCGTTTTCAAACCAAATCTTCGCAGCaattttcaaagtattttcAAATCATAGCTCCTGTGACTTGTGGATCTATGTACGATGCTAGGACATGGGAAAAATTCTGGGAAATTTCCAGGATTTGAACGCTTGCGGCAATCGATCTCTTTAATTACAGCATAAAACCCCGGAATCAACCGGTTTCTGTCTATTCACAGGGTATTTACAGTATCTCGTTTTTGTCACGTTCTTGGCTGATCACTgagtgtaataaataaataaataaacaaataaataaataaacaaataaatattaaatgtaGCACAAAGCTCTCTGAGAGCAACATCTTTTCTAATTACAACGGAACTCCATCCCTGCGAGACAGTACTCACTTTCTTGTTAGATGTCCTAGTATAAGATGGATTCCAATCAATAATCATACTGTAACTGTGCACAGATGATCTCAGTTGTGAATACATGGATCCAATCTAATCTTTGGATCTCAAATTCTGTGCCTGAGTGACGAAAATTACGGAGAGGattacaaataaatttcttttcttttgtaatacaaaaaaaaaggaaacgaataGAACCGATCACTATTTCctactctcttttttttcttgtaattttagcctaaaaaaattcttcatttctataTTTTGCCTCACGTTAGCACATGAAACTACTTGAAACACATGAAACAGTAGAAATTTATTGTTAGGAATATTTGATCTACACGCTCAAATATTCCTAACAATAAATTTCTACTGTTTCTTATTAATTTCTCTATGAGATCATTTAGAATGAAATCAGGAAATATCTCAGCTTCATCATCTGAGCCTACTCTTTCCGATTCTTTCCGATTTCTGATTTGTCTGCCTATATCCCTTCTCGAATGTACCATAAATATagttcttcattcattcatttatattcataAATATAGTCTATATTCATAAATATTCATTAATATTCATAAATATagttcttcattcattcatttatattcataAATAGAGTTTATATTCATAAATATTCATTAATATTCATAAATAtaattcttcattcattcatttattcattcattagcCCAATCAATCACTCAATTATTCTTCAACTGGTTTAATCagtcgttcattcattcattcattcattcattcattcattcattcattcattcatttattcaatatcggcttttaaagcaaaaaacgTATATGGCTACAAAGAATTATGTGTATAGAAGTGTAATTGTTTGTAacattactttaaaaaaaaattatttctcatAAAAGGGAGTTAAAGATGAGATTTGGTAACGTGTATGGTAGAAAAGTAACACCAATACTTTTCAATTCTCTTTTATGTTTcacttttaaattaaattaaattttcaggATACAATAGAGtaagtataaataataaatataaataaaactgaaTTAGAGTAAAATTTAACTTCAATTCTACGCAACGGTTGAGTGCGGCGAGCCGGTATACAGCCCTTTTACTGAATTGCTGCTGATTCACTTAGGACTTTTTCCGGAAGAGGACATTTTGTTGGCTGCTGTGGATGGATGCcactaatatttatttatttattttgtagcCTACTTATACTTTAATAACTCCTTAGCTCTTACCATACCTAAAATCCCAAGTATGGATGTGTTTGAGTACTAAGGATCACCTCCATAAGCCTGGAATCGTAAATGGAACTGATCCCTGTTCATTCTACAGTAGAATCGCTAAtttttcgacagaagacgaaaaagaagtGTACGTGTTCCTTTTCACAATGTATTTAcgatattttgtttttcccaCATCTTTTTTGGAACACAATTaggcaaataaataagtaaataaatgaccagataaaaataatgaataataaataagaaataaataaatgtacaaataaagcaataattaaataattattacATGCAGCATAGAATCACTCTTTTTTCCACTCTATTAATATGGTTTAAAATAGATTTTCAACGTGAAAGAGCCTTAAAATAcgtaacattttgaaaaatatatgaGTTTCGTGTCGTAGTTCTCGTGACAGCCTCACTAGAAGGTGagtatacgtttttttttatagaggaaagaagaaaaaagaaagaaaaaagaaattccataaAGGTGAacaaagagaaggaaaagaaagaagatagaaTAAGGTGTATGCAGTTGTACTGGAAAAGAAACcaagcacttttttcctcctttttttcttcctttcaagACCCGTTAAGGtaattttaaaaggaaaagttgGTTTGAATTTAGAATAAGAGCATTCTCAGTCCCTTTCATTATAATatctattcaattttttggaaatgtaaACTAAAAACACTTAAAGAActtacaaaatgaaaaaaaaatcgcttttgAATACATGAGAAAAACTGTCTTGAGAGGATTATTTGCTAATAActgaagaaatatttatttttattatatttataaattttatttattttgaaaaattcatttttaatctTGTAATTGTCGTTAATAAGCAGCATCTCAataaatcttccagaaaacttcTTCCAAGACTTGAAGTAAAACGAAAGAAGGCAATTCGTTATTCATGGATACTTCggggtctttttttttcctttccgaacgttttcttttctgatcaTTGACGCTCTCGGATTTTCATTGTCGTATTGTTTCGGTAATCTTTTGTcgtgtcacttttttttcggtcttACTCTTTTATTGCAGGTGAagtggatgtttttttctacatacaCCGGTTCCTGAAAAATGTACTAACTTTTCCAGAACAGCAATGATCGAGTTGAGTTTGAGATTGTTGCATTTGTTGTTGCAGATTGCGTTAGtgattagttttcttttagtgGAATCGAGGAGGTTCCCGCGCCTGCTGAATCTCACGCCAATACATcacttacaatttttttccccctgATTCCCTGCTATGGCAATCAAATCGACAACACAAAGGCGTTACTGCGTGAAAAGCAGCTTAGCAATTCCTATCCTATGGAAGCGTTCACTTTTCGCCAAAGAAAAAGTCACTACATATcagaactatcatcaactgtACATAATACAAATTGAAATGGGCATTTATGGGTTTCTCGTCGGCGGCGGCGACGGCGATGGTGGCGGCGCTGGCGCCGGCTTGGGTGAGGCATTGCAAACCAGGAAGAAACTTTGAACGGAACCTACCAGTTGCTCATAAAtagtggattttgtttttggcGCTTGATTCATCACGTGcgtataaaataattaataagcTTACGTTGATTGTGAGACACGAAACCGGCGTCGGCGACATCATTTATAGAACGAGTGATTCCTGTGCTCAACGGGTTTCGTCTGCGTGGATCTGTGCATAACAAGCTAGAATTCCTGAAAggggtgttttttttaggGTCTCTTtgtatctatttatttttatttttggtttttattgtttattcttatttatttttcaagattttccttcaagcGCGTGTAGATTTCGTCGTCGTTTTCGTCTGAGCctgaaaactcaaaaaatttaCAGTCTCCTCTGGAAGTAGAAGTGGAAGTACCGTCCAGAACAAGTTACCATTCTATGAGACATCACCACCGAAATCAGGAATCAGAACGGCTCACGTCGTTCTGGCTGACCTCAGCAGTCGTCGTGATATTAGCGGGGGCATTGGTTTTGTaaaattcccagaaaaaaatccagataaCCAAAAACGAAGtagtagtggaaaaaaaaaataattcgctAATTCGGATAAATAATCCGAGGATGTCATATGATCGGTCAAGCAGGAAGTGTGCAGGGCGGAGCAGGAGTCCTGTGCCGTATCCTGCACATCCTTCCGTACTTTCACATCGTCGCTTGCATCGAGGTGCTGAGCCCTGAAACCATAAACGGATTTTTAGAAGTCCAGGCCAAAGTTGGAGTCTTGTTCCGTAGAAATCTCTgcagcgaaaaagaaaaaaaaacgaggaaagcgagggaaaaattttaaaatttattttttggatttaatttgaaatttaccTGAACTATTTCATCAATATCATTTCAATCTATCTGGTCTAACTTTGCTAAAATTTTTaacattagatttttttttctaatattcgGGTACAATAGGACTCAATTTGAAgagtgaaatttatttttaaattcaaaatgaaattaattaaaatgtgAATGTGAGATAATTTGTGTTTGTGTCGTTCTTGTATTCACAAATCTTTGAACTTCTTTGACTTCAAACCGATGATCCCACCTTAAACCAAATTCTAAGAGTTCTGAGAGATGAGGAAACTAGTAGACTCATGAATTTTCTCggtataaatatttattatcatctattttatttctatctattctattattattttctaaattgtatctttgtcatcttcagattaatttcttaattttacatAAAGTAACATATGTCTTCTCATattaatttcaacaaaaaaagaaaaagaaagcagaagaGAATTAACTGAGAATTACATCTACTCTTTTGTACTTCGTTCATTATTATCGCTGGCCACGtaacgattgaaaaaaaaaacgagtgaaaCCGAATGTTGCCGAGTCGTATTTGAATTAAATCACTTCCAATTGTCCATCGATCATCGTAGAAAATTATTCAGACACGTTCGAACGTTCGTAGTTATAAATCAAATTGGGAAAAGATCATCTTACTGGAAGGAGTAGGAGTAAATATTTGGACACTAAAACCTCTAGAAATGAACCTTAAAAATCTCAGAACTTAACTCGGAGAATGGCGTATTTCTAGCCAACTGCTATGCGCTATGTTCTACGTTATTTGAGGATGCGGATCTGACTTCTATTTTGTTCGATTAAATTTTTGGATGAAGTttaattcaacttttttcggataaatttcattcattttcataacATTGTTATTCGGCtacgttattttatgttcaTTCGTGTTCTTAACCGCTTCTCAGCGTTCCTTTTATTCCACTAACATCGTTTctggtttagaaaaaaaaattggaattttccgagcagaaaaaaaaactatttttatcCATTAAAGTATTCAATCATATTTACGATCGTGACCCGTACGTACTCTAGCGCTGAGAATCTGAGATGCATTGATGCAGGAGGAAGCGGAGGGCGTTAATCACTCTCCCTAGGGATGCATCTACACTAAAATTGCTAATTCTTCgatagaagacgaaaaagatgCGGATCTGACTTCTATTCCGTTCGATTAAATTTTTGGATGAATTTGGATTTTTGGGTATttcatctaatttttcttggataaaTCCCATTCATTTTCACGAAATTGTGAATCGTACCGGGCCTACATTATCTTGACCGACCCTCTCCGGTCGCTTCACCGAGAAAATTAAGCTCTTATCCCGATCCTACAAAGGATGTTATGATCACGGCGTGTGGAATCTGACACCACCATCAAAGTCGTACTGGAGTaggataaacgataaagtTCACATCGTGAATTCATCCCCGTAGGGATCCATGTACACGTTCGatatcaattcagaatcgtttgaggtgtCTTACCTTCACCATGACCTGCAGGAGTGGTGTCAAGACAGTGTATCTTATCCTCCTGAGAACAAggctgctaccaatttatcgacaccggaggaATAAACGCTTAGTTCTCTCTAGCGCtgtttcgaaccgtcgatcgTTGTGTCGCAGTCAAAACTCTTATCCACTGCGCTATATCCACCTACTGTTGgatatttatcttttttttttacatagagGCTGCTAAGAAGTTGGAGAACTCGGAGGAGAACTTCCTCTTCCGTCATTGTTTCCATTTTACGACGATATGGAAGTGTAATGCTGCAAACTCGGTCCATTTTGTACAGCATGACTTGCAACGATCATTAGGACGGCAACCCTAGAATATCCTATGTCCGCTTTCATATTTGCCGGAAAACACATGCTTTTTTGCTgtcctcatttctttttccttgacAATGGTCTTCTAACGAGcttctttttattctgaaCAAAGATTATAACGAAAACAACTAAGCTAAACAATTTCAGCATCATCTATGGGCTTTCTATCTATATCTACGAATTACCTATGGGCAACATATCTAGAGTAAACATCAGATTTTGTGGGTGACCACAATTATTTTATGtaggaaaagaatgaaatgtttGTTTGCATACACTCCTTAGAAAAATAGCATACATATTGTCCAATAATATCCAAgccctctcttcttgaaaactCGGGATTGGGAACGGTATTTATgctttcttgttatgccaacgaggtttatgTGATACTTCATTATTAGCCtcacgtttcgacaaactcgtctttatcaaaggcctagAAAttgttcgaggtctttgattccatgcatatcccatcaagcTCCTCCTCCCTCTTTGCAGAGTCTCCATATTGTTTTAAGTAACACCACAGAAGACCTCCAAAAGacaaaacaaactgaccagccGCACCGACAAACGAGGATGACGGATCACCGCGATCTTATGGATTGTAACCAAAGCGAATTAGATACGCTAGAATACGCTCTGTGCACTATGCTTAAGTACtaatgtctggataacgttaaggaactgcatgtgggacaatctttTAGCTCatagagtgttacgaacggcaagaagtcactGGTagttgataagcactcatttttgttattcgtggctggattcctgacggacatccagaatgcttccaatgccttcctagcagatgttcctttctcgtgcgctaatatcaTACACTTTATTTCAAGCTCATTTCCATCACGCTTCTCATTTTTAAGGGCGCCCTAGTGGTGTTATTGAACTTCGGCGCCTTTAGGAAgccacaaaaatgagaaccatgatggaaatgagttcgAAATAAAGTGTACGATATCAccgcacgagaaagaaatatctgctaggaagggaTTGGAAGCATTTtagatttccgtcaggaatccagcCATGAATAACAggaatgagtgcttatcaattaccatcAATGACTTCaagccgttcgtaacactctgcaAGCTGTGAgtttgtcccacatgcagttctcTAACATTATCTAGAGATCAATACTTAAGGATGCTGCACAGTGTGTAGATCTAATTCTCCTTGGTTACAATCCATAAGAACGCGGTGATCCACCAGCCACGTTAGTCGGTGCGAGTGGttcgtttgttttccttttggaggTCTTCTGTGGTGTTATTTAGAACAATATGGAGGCTTTGCAAGGAGAAAGGAGGAGTTTGGTGGGATATGCATGACATCAAACACCTCGAACCACTTCCACGCCTTTGacaaagacgagtttgtcgaaacgtgaGGCTAATAATGAAGTATCACATAAACCTCGTTGACATAACAAGAAGGCATAAAAAGCGTGCATTTCTTTCCTGTGTCGTGTTTTTTCCATATggattataattttttcttaagttgTGTTGTATTAATTGcgttgaatttctttttttaaaagtgaattaAAGTACAGGTTGCAATCAATTTCGTGTATAAATACGATCAGTTGGTTGCACATTATTTGAGGATCTTATCATTCAGTTtggtttctctttcttttctcataaGGTAAACATTCCAAGTTACGCTTTAGTCAGACGAAAAAACGTTTTGTCATCAATTAATTATGAATGgtatatgaaaagaaaaaaaaataatataactgAAACTATCCATACAGAAACCAGCACAGCATAgttcaataataaataaaagagcaAACACATTAACGTTGCATGAAGAGTTTCtaagaagttgaaaaattttttggtGCTAGGTAAGCAACGAATTCTATCCGGCACGTAGAGCACCAGAAACCACCACAGCATTGTAGAGGTTTCCATGCACATCATTCACATGCAATTCCGAGTAATTCATCAAAGAATACGTTATCATTGCAACTTTAAACTTTCTACAGGTTAGCAGAGGCAGTTTAGAGATTCTTCTCGctcatcatttatttttaacgACACAcctacgtttttttccccactaAATGTTGGTACTCTTAATGTGTATAGTGCATTTTACACAATTGGTTCTTACGCACATCTAAATATAAAGGcaaatttgactaaagtgtTGAAAGTACGTGGAAAAACCTTCAAACTGTTATGGTGATCGGTGTTAAGTCACGTATCCTGAAGTTTGGGATCTCCCCACGTATAGAAAGAGATAAAGGAGTGGACTACGAagtgtgatcacgctcaattacCTCTACCAATCCAGAGACAGGAATACGAAAAAATCCTGTGTGATCACGtctcccaacgatgcaacttattacacgTTAGAACGCGGGCATCTCCGTCCAGCATCTGGGCCTCAACTAATGAACTCAACCGAGCAGCAGAAGTTGTCCCATCCGCAGAATCGAAAGCGCGTTGCGGATTGCCCTAGTTCTGTCTCCCGTAATatgttgcatcgttgggagaTATGACCAAACCAGTTTCTTTCACACGCCTTTTCTTGTTCAGGAGAAGTGATGATGCTCGTAATCTAACTTCCTACCCTACACTCTCTATCTATCCGTGGAGATACCCTCAACAATTGGTCAATTTGGTGAGACTCTGCCTTCAGAGGCGACATAAAGTTATGACCGCAAGTCCGTCAGTAGTTCATAAATGACCTATGATCCAACTTTtaatttattggaaattttcacgAATATACTGTGGACAACCAATGTGTACCCTCATATATTTGTACAGGGATAAACATCGTTGCTGAAATTAGATCGGAACCGTCAAATTCCCGAAGGGTAAAACAGAACCGCAGAGTAGAATTATTGGGAGAGTATGGAGTTTCGAGGAAGCACATTTACCTTCTACGAAGATATATCCACGAGATATGCCAATGGGAGGAttgcagaagaaagaaaataag
This is a stretch of genomic DNA from Necator americanus strain Aroian chromosome II, whole genome shotgun sequence. It encodes these proteins:
- a CDS encoding hypothetical protein (NECATOR_CHRII.G4591.T1), translating into MVTCSGRNSSLLCTDPRRRNPLSTGITRSINDVADAGFVSHNQRSVQSFFLVCNASPKPAPAPPPSPSPPPTRNP